One genomic region from Pyrobaculum islandicum DSM 4184 encodes:
- a CDS encoding ABC transporter permease yields the protein MIKKIALVAFASVILLFYTPFLAFGYYISEGGSLKLPSLSMVITTFLLAVSTAVISIGLAYPAAYYLAKRGSELEFALITAPLWVGTLLKAYSLLVLFAIVEKFSGIALWGSPLGVLIGMVYEYLPYALLTLYAAIEKLSETPVYAARVLGASRLQAFFRVELPLTMPGVVAAFILVFLFAMGEVIMPAVLGAWKVYTFGSYIWDLYFKARDIFSGGVLSLVLTALSLLATYVVVKTIRSFSL from the coding sequence ATGATTAAGAAAATAGCCCTTGTCGCTTTTGCCTCCGTAATTCTACTTTTCTACACCCCCTTCCTCGCCTTTGGCTACTATATCTCCGAAGGGGGCTCTTTAAAACTCCCCTCCCTCTCTATGGTGATAACTACGTTTCTCCTGGCGGTTTCTACCGCAGTTATCTCCATAGGTCTGGCATATCCAGCAGCCTATTATTTAGCAAAGAGGGGGTCAGAGTTGGAGTTTGCGCTTATAACAGCGCCACTTTGGGTCGGTACGCTTCTCAAAGCGTATTCTCTTCTTGTGCTCTTTGCCATAGTTGAGAAATTTTCTGGCATCGCCCTCTGGGGCTCCCCCCTTGGCGTATTAATTGGCATGGTTTATGAATATCTGCCATATGCGTTGCTAACGTTATATGCAGCTATTGAAAAACTCAGTGAAACGCCTGTATATGCCGCCAGGGTTCTAGGCGCGTCAAGACTACAAGCTTTCTTTAGAGTTGAACTGCCACTTACAATGCCTGGAGTTGTCGCTGCGTTTATACTAGTGTTTTTATTTGCAATGGGAGAGGTCATCATGCCAGCTGTATTAGGCGCTTGGAAAGTGTATACCTTTGGCAGCTATATATGGGACCTCTACTTTAAGGCAAGAGACATATTTAGCGGTGGCGTGCTGTCATTGGTTTTAACAGCGCTTTCGCTTCTAGCTACTTACGTAGTGGTTAAGACAATCCGCTCTTTCTCCCTATGA
- a CDS encoding ABC transporter permease has product MKILRIYTWALIAMLYIPVALIVALSFNDSKLPYIWGGFTYKWYLALFQWEQAWQALFNSFVIALAVSLVATLLGVFMAYVLRSDKYLAISQGAVVMPEISEALAFAAALWLVKTYVGVDLFGPVGVFLAHLAYTLPMAHVLLTPYIAYVGKSVVEASRILGASEMKTVAFVILPILMPAFIATFLIVFVNSFDTYIKTAFTTSPGFITAPILLWNYAARGRGDPTIYALATLMLVPSIAAAVIYFRAIKRYSLSP; this is encoded by the coding sequence ATGAAGATACTCCGGATATACACTTGGGCTTTAATCGCCATGTTGTACATCCCGGTGGCTCTTATAGTGGCGTTGTCTTTTAACGATAGTAAACTGCCGTATATATGGGGTGGGTTTACATACAAGTGGTATTTGGCGCTTTTCCAGTGGGAGCAAGCGTGGCAAGCATTATTTAACAGTTTTGTCATAGCTCTAGCTGTCTCTCTCGTGGCGACTTTACTCGGGGTATTTATGGCATATGTTCTTAGAAGTGATAAATATCTCGCAATTTCCCAAGGCGCTGTAGTTATGCCTGAGATTTCTGAAGCCTTGGCTTTTGCAGCGGCTCTATGGCTTGTGAAGACTTACGTCGGCGTAGATCTTTTCGGACCTGTCGGCGTTTTTCTAGCACACCTAGCTTATACGCTGCCCATGGCCCACGTCTTATTAACGCCTTACATAGCCTATGTTGGAAAAAGCGTTGTTGAAGCATCGAGAATATTAGGCGCCTCTGAGATGAAGACTGTGGCGTTTGTAATCCTACCTATATTAATGCCGGCGTTTATTGCGACATTTCTTATAGTTTTTGTAAATTCATTTGATACATATATAAAAACGGCGTTTACCACAAGCCCAGGTTTTATAACAGCGCCTATACTTCTGTGGAACTACGCAGCTAGGGGGAGGGGCGATCCGACTATTTACGCCCTAGCTACTCTCATGCTTGTCCCCTCTATTGCCGCCGCTGTTATATACTTTAGAGCTATAAAACGCTATAGCTTGTCCCCCTAA
- a CDS encoding DUF998 domain-containing protein, giving the protein MLGKILLVLGSLQFIVVMLIAEQLYPGYNPMYNYISDLGALKAPTSTLFNTSVILLGLLGLAAATLLRKELGSLGAAILAIAAMGAVGVGIFPEDYGTPHGVSALIAFLFGAITVIIMGFRKGGIYKLLGIAMGAISLVALMLFIPRTQTPLGIGGLERLIVYPVLLYFIRYGLSRQKTR; this is encoded by the coding sequence ATGCTCGGCAAAATACTTTTAGTATTAGGTTCTTTACAGTTTATAGTTGTAATGTTAATTGCAGAACAGCTCTACCCCGGCTACAACCCAATGTATAACTACATCAGCGACCTAGGAGCTTTAAAAGCGCCGACATCCACACTTTTTAACACAAGCGTCATTCTCCTCGGCCTATTAGGTCTTGCCGCGGCTACACTCCTCAGAAAAGAACTCGGCTCCTTAGGAGCTGCAATACTCGCAATTGCAGCCATGGGGGCGGTGGGAGTTGGGATATTCCCAGAGGACTACGGCACTCCCCACGGAGTGTCTGCATTAATTGCGTTTCTCTTCGGCGCAATAACTGTCATAATTATGGGGTTTAGAAAAGGCGGGATTTATAAATTACTAGGCATAGCGATGGGAGCCATATCGCTGGTCGCTCTCATGTTGTTCATACCTAGAACCCAAACTCCGCTTGGAATAGGCGGGTTAGAGAGACTAATAGTATACCCAGTGTTGCTGTATTTCATAAGATATGGCCTCAGTAGACAAAAAACTCGTTAA
- a CDS encoding zinc ribbon domain-containing protein, producing MYAYRTLRIEIPWRLVEERPDVLDLVTRMHLAAEEYARRLLKEIAGQEEPKLAPEELDRLLTPDRRELARRIIDEVFLQYGLGKAFVDYAKFLWRDTVFQRAVPLNTQLRTENERDTGKTVFVDLKSGVLKVRKLGIPPFVVKLKKSDISWIKRRLEEGAKLKLAFLGVEKRNGEKDPTYGGLYIVLVFAREVTQIEPRAIVVVDVNRLDHYIKVGLVVDGRVVELQKFPKRGRIRKLEKVHVHISRLSRALARVDEDRDPRKALDLQRQLWKLKTKRYGIIRDIVINATREIIKLARERQAAIVVDTIEDDTYRELKERNWSGEKKHLLDGLGQLRRRLQALAQWYGLPYLEERLYSTICPKCNAKMVEENGRFMRCPACGFGAHRDNVPMIWAEKRYQELIEKTKQPTFSAAATFLTS from the coding sequence ATGTACGCATACAGAACGCTGAGGATAGAGATACCTTGGCGCCTCGTCGAGGAGCGGCCAGACGTCCTAGACCTAGTGACGAGGATGCACCTAGCGGCGGAGGAGTACGCCAGAAGGCTGTTGAAGGAGATTGCGGGGCAAGAGGAGCCCAAGCTCGCGCCGGAGGAGCTAGACCGCTTGCTTACTCCCGACAGGCGCGAGTTGGCGCGCCGGATTATCGATGAGGTATTTCTCCAATATGGGCTTGGGAAGGCTTTTGTGGATTATGCCAAGTTCCTCTGGCGTGATACAGTGTTTCAACGGGCAGTTCCGTTGAACACCCAGTTAAGAACCGAAAACGAAAGAGACACAGGTAAGACAGTCTTCGTCGACCTCAAGAGTGGCGTCCTCAAAGTGCGGAAGTTGGGCATACCGCCGTTTGTTGTAAAATTGAAGAAGAGCGACATCTCTTGGATCAAAAGGCGGTTGGAGGAAGGTGCCAAGTTGAAACTGGCGTTTCTCGGCGTTGAGAAGAGAAATGGTGAGAAGGATCCTACTTACGGCGGCCTGTATATTGTTCTCGTATTCGCTAGAGAGGTGACGCAAATAGAGCCCAGGGCTATTGTCGTCGTAGACGTAAACCGCCTTGACCACTACATAAAGGTTGGGTTGGTTGTTGACGGCAGAGTTGTGGAGTTGCAGAAGTTCCCCAAGAGGGGGCGGATACGGAAGCTTGAGAAGGTCCATGTACACATAAGCCGGCTTAGTAGAGCTCTTGCACGTGTGGACGAGGACAGAGACCCACGCAAAGCGTTAGACCTCCAGAGACAACTGTGGAAGCTTAAGACGAAGCGCTATGGCATAATCCGAGACATCGTTATAAACGCTACGCGTGAGATTATAAAGCTGGCCAGAGAGCGCCAAGCCGCGATCGTAGTAGATACAATAGAGGACGACACCTACCGGGAGTTGAAGGAGAGGAACTGGAGTGGAGAGAAGAAGCACCTCCTCGACGGTCTCGGCCAGCTGAGGAGACGCCTACAGGCGCTCGCGCAGTGGTACGGACTGCCGTATTTGGAGGAGCGACTGTATTCGACCATCTGCCCGAAATGCAACGCTAAGATGGTTGAGGAAAACGGCCGCTTTATGCGTTGTCCCGCCTGCGGCTTCGGGGCACATAGAGACAACGTGCCCATGATATGGGCAGAGAAGAGATACCAAGAGCTGATAGAGAAGACAAAACAACCCACTTTTTCGGCGGCCGCCACATTTTTAACTTCGTAA
- a CDS encoding ABC transporter ATP-binding protein: protein MGLSVELKDVAVRYGNFLALKGVDLFIEAGESVVLLGPSGSGKSTLLRAVAGLIPLARGRVYIGGRDVTDLPPDKRGVSMLFQDLALFPHLDVFENVAFGLRLRKLPESEIRRRVRWALELVRLEPSLFEKRRVHELSGGQQQRVALARALVVEPEVLLLDEPFSHIDLDIKNQLLEELKILHNRLGFTIIYVTHDRYEAVEIGDRVALIKDGEIIQVGKPFELYKRPRNRFVAEFFGEANILPASAVGISSGGYVVIRPEDVVIGGATTYKFKGQVIDVTFLWHYLKVEIQSDSHVFKAYVDLETPVSIGDVVEFGFDAKDVYIVGE from the coding sequence GTGGGGCTTTCGGTTGAGCTTAAAGACGTAGCTGTGAGATACGGCAATTTTCTAGCTCTAAAGGGCGTCGACTTATTTATCGAAGCTGGCGAAAGCGTGGTTCTCCTCGGCCCGTCTGGCTCTGGTAAATCTACGCTTCTTAGGGCTGTGGCTGGGCTCATCCCCCTGGCAAGAGGTAGGGTGTATATAGGTGGGAGAGATGTCACAGATCTCCCGCCGGATAAACGGGGGGTTTCTATGCTTTTCCAAGACCTAGCCCTTTTTCCGCATCTAGATGTTTTTGAAAATGTAGCTTTTGGGCTAAGGCTGAGGAAGCTTCCAGAGAGTGAAATTAGGAGGCGGGTTAGATGGGCTTTGGAGCTCGTCCGTCTCGAGCCGTCGCTTTTTGAAAAAAGGCGGGTACACGAGCTGTCTGGAGGCCAACAGCAGAGGGTGGCTTTAGCCAGGGCGTTGGTGGTAGAGCCGGAGGTGCTTTTACTCGACGAGCCCTTTAGCCATATAGATCTAGATATAAAAAACCAACTTCTTGAGGAGTTGAAAATTCTTCACAATAGGCTGGGCTTTACAATTATATATGTGACACATGACAGATACGAGGCTGTTGAAATTGGAGATAGAGTCGCATTAATAAAAGACGGCGAGATTATACAAGTGGGGAAGCCATTTGAGCTTTATAAAAGGCCTAGGAATAGGTTTGTTGCCGAGTTTTTTGGCGAGGCTAATATACTTCCCGCCTCTGCAGTCGGTATATCCTCCGGCGGCTACGTCGTTATACGGCCAGAGGACGTAGTTATCGGCGGCGCCACAACGTATAAATTCAAAGGCCAGGTTATAGATGTCACATTTCTCTGGCATTATCTCAAGGTAGAGATTCAGAGCGATAGTCACGTGTTTAAGGCTTATGTAGATTTAGAAACTCCCGTGTCTATAGGCGATGTGGTGGAATTTGGTTTTGACGCCAAAGATGTCTATATTGTCGGAGAATGA